A window of the Macaca nemestrina isolate mMacNem1 chromosome X, mMacNem.hap1, whole genome shotgun sequence genome harbors these coding sequences:
- the LOC105465839 gene encoding ubiquitin carboxyl-terminal hydrolase 51 isoform X3, which produces MGGVLGALTAHCGHDAGQIIHRSLSPFIYSRSSFPDALLLRSSSDLMAQVPETSLPSGSGARWISGGGGGASPEEAVEKAGKMEEAAAGATKASSGREAEEMKLEPLQEPKPVPEENLTWTSSGGDEKFMTSGTEDKQSTCETKEQEPKLVKPKKKRRKKSVYTVGLRGLINLGNTCFMNCIVQALTHIPLLKDFFLSDKHKCIMTSPSLCLVCEMSSLFHAMYSGSRTPHIPYKLLHLIWIHAEHLAGYRQQDAHEFLIAILDVLHRHSKDDSGVQEANNPNCCNCIIDQIFTGGLQSDVTCQACHSVSTTIDPCWDISLDLPGSCATFDSQNPERADGTVSRDDHIPGIPSLTDCLQWFTRPEHLGSSAKIKCNSCQSYQESTKQLTMKKLPIVACFHLKRFEHVGKQRRKINTFISFPLELDMTPFLASTKESRMKEGQPPADCVPNENKYSLFAVINHHGTLESGHYTSFIRQQKDQWFSCDDAIITKATIEDLLYSEGYLLFYHKQGLEKD; this is translated from the exons ATGGGAGGGGTCCTGGGGGCGCTAACTGCGCACTGCGGCCATGACGCTGGGCAGATCATTCACAGAAGTCTGTCTCCTTTCATCTACAGTCGCAGCTCGTTTCCAGACGCCTTGCTTCTCAGGTCGAGCAGTGATCTGATGGCCCAGGTTCCAGAAACTTCTTTGCCCTCCGGCTCTGGGGCCCGCTGGATCTCCGGAGGTGGGGGAGGAGCCTCTCCTGAGGAGGCGGTTGAGAAGGCGGGGAAAatggaggaggcggcggcggggGCGACGAAGGCGTCTTCGGGACGGGAAGCTGAGGAGATGAAGCTGGAGCCATTACAGGAGCCTAAGCCCGTGCCGGAGGAGAACTTGACGTGGACCAGCAGCGGCGGCGACGAGAAG TTTATGACATCAGGGACTGAAGACAAGCAATCAACCTGTGAGACAAAGGAACAGGAGCCAAAATTGGTGAAAcccaagaaaaagagaagaaaaaagtcagTCTATACTGTAGGCCTGAGAGGGCTAATCAATCTTGGGAACACTTGTTTTATGAATTGTATTGTTCAGGCACTTACCCATATTCCTCTACTGAAAGATTTCTTCCTCTCTGACAAgcacaaatgtataatgacaagCCCCAGCTTGTGTCTGGTCTGTGAAATGTCTTCGCTTTTTCATGCTATGTACTCTGGGAGCCGAACTCCTCACATTCCCTATAAGTTACTGCATCTGATATGGATCCATGCAGAACATTTAGCAGGGTACAGGCAGCAGGATGCCCATGAGTTCCTTATTGCAATATTAGATGTGCTGCATAGACACAGCAAAGATGATAGTGGTGTGCAGGAGGCCAATAACCCCAACTGCTGTAACTGCATCATAGACCAAATCTTTACAGGTGGCCTGCAATCAGATGTCACATGTCAAGCCTGCCATAGTGTTTCCACCACCATAGACCCATGCTGGGACATCAGTTTGGACTTGCCTGGCTCTTGTGCCACATTCGATTCCCAGAACCCAGAGAGAGCTGATGGCACAGTGAGCAGGGATGACCACATACCAGGAATCCCCTCACTCACAGACTGCCTACAGTGGTTTACAAGGCCAGAGCACCTAGGAAGCAGTGCCAAAATCAAATGCAATAGTTGCCAAAGCTACCAGGAGTCTACTAAACAGCTTACAATGAAAAAATTACCCATTGTGGCTTGTTTTCATCTCAAGCGGTTTGAGCATGTAGGCAAACAGAGGCGAAAGATTAATACCTTTATCTCCTTTCCCTTGGAGCTGGACATGACTCCGTTTTTGGCCTCCACTAAAGAGAGCAGAATGAAAGAAGGCCAGCCACCAGCAGATTGTGTGCCCAATGAGAATAAGTATTCCTTGTTTGCAGTGATTAATCACCATGGAACTTTGGAAAGTGGCCACTATACCAGCTTTATCCGGCAACAAAAGGACCAGTGGTTCAGCTGTGATGATGCCATCATCACCAAGGCTACCATTGAGGACTTACTTTACAGTGAAGGGTATTTACTCTTCTATCACAAACAGGGTCTAGagaaagactag
- the LOC105465839 gene encoding ubiquitin carboxyl-terminal hydrolase 51 isoform X1 codes for MGGVLGALTAHCGHDAGQIIHRSLSPFIYSRSSFPDALLLRSSSDLMAQVPETSLPSGSGARWISGGGGGASPEEAVEKAGKMEEAAAGATKASSGREAEEMKLEPLQEPKPVPEENLTWTSSGGDEKVLPSIPLRCHSSSSPVCPRRKPRPRPQPRARSRSQPGLSAPPPPPARPPPPPPPPPPSAPRPRAWRGSRRRSRPGSRPQTRRSCSGDLDGSGDPGGLGDWLLEVDFGQGPTGCSHVESFKVGKNWQKNLRLIYQRFVWSGTPETRKRKAKSCICHVCSTHMNRLHSCLSCVFFGCFTEKHIHKHAETKQHHLAVDVYHGVIYCFMCKDYVYDKDIEQIAKETKEKILRLTSTSTDVSHQQFMTSGTEDKQSTCETKEQEPKLVKPKKKRRKKSVYTVGLRGLINLGNTCFMNCIVQALTHIPLLKDFFLSDKHKCIMTSPSLCLVCEMSSLFHAMYSGSRTPHIPYKLLHLIWIHAEHLAGYRQQDAHEFLIAILDVLHRHSKDDSGVQEANNPNCCNCIIDQIFTGGLQSDVTCQACHSVSTTIDPCWDISLDLPGSCATFDSQNPERADGTVSRDDHIPGIPSLTDCLQWFTRPEHLGSSAKIKCNSCQSYQESTKQLTMKKLPIVACFHLKRFEHVGKQRRKINTFISFPLELDMTPFLASTKESRMKEGQPPADCVPNENKYSLFAVINHHGTLESGHYTSFIRQQKDQWFSCDDAIITKATIEDLLYSEGYLLFYHKQGLEKD; via the coding sequence ATGGGAGGGGTCCTGGGGGCGCTAACTGCGCACTGCGGCCATGACGCTGGGCAGATCATTCACAGAAGTCTGTCTCCTTTCATCTACAGTCGCAGCTCGTTTCCAGACGCCTTGCTTCTCAGGTCGAGCAGTGATCTGATGGCCCAGGTTCCAGAAACTTCTTTGCCCTCCGGCTCTGGGGCCCGCTGGATCTCCGGAGGTGGGGGAGGAGCCTCTCCTGAGGAGGCGGTTGAGAAGGCGGGGAAAatggaggaggcggcggcggggGCGACGAAGGCGTCTTCGGGACGGGAAGCTGAGGAGATGAAGCTGGAGCCATTACAGGAGCCTAAGCCCGTGCCGGAGGAGAACTTGACGTGGACCAGCAGCGGCGGCGACGAGAAGGTGCTCCCTTCAATCCCCCTTCGCTGTCACAGCAGCTCCTCGCCCGTTTGCCCGCGCCGCAAGCCCCGCCCTCGGCCCCAGCCCCGGGCCCGCTCCCGCAGCCAGCCTGGGCTGTCGGCCCCACCCCCGCCTCCGGCCcggcccccgcccccgccgccaCCCCCGCCCCCATCCGCACCGCGGCCCAGGGCCTGGCGTGGATCCCGGCGCAGATCCCGACCTGGGTCCAGGCCTCAGACACGGAGAAGCTGCTCTGGTGACCTAGACGGGTCGGGGGATCCTGGCGGCTTAGGGGACTGGTTGCTGGAGGTCGACTTTGGTCAGGGTCCCACAGGCTGCTCTCATGTGGAGAGCTTTAAAGTAGGTAAGAACTGGCAGAAGAACCTGAGGCTGATCTACCAGCGTTTCGTTTGGAGTGGGACCCCAGAGACTAGGAAACGTAAAGCAAAGTCATGCATCTGTCATGTATGTAGTACCCATATGAATAGACTCCACTCTTGTCTCTCCTGTGTCTTTTTTGGCTGCTTCACTGAGAAACATATTCACAAACATGCAGAAACAAAGCAGCACCATTTAGCTGTAGACGTTTATCATGGGGTCATATATTGCTTCATGTGTAAGGATTATGTATATGACAAAGACATAGAACAGATTgccaaagaaacaaaagaaaaaattttgagaTTAACTTCCACCTCAACAGATGTTTCTCATCAACAGTTTATGACATCAGGGACTGAAGACAAGCAATCAACCTGTGAGACAAAGGAACAGGAGCCAAAATTGGTGAAAcccaagaaaaagagaagaaaaaagtcagTCTATACTGTAGGCCTGAGAGGGCTAATCAATCTTGGGAACACTTGTTTTATGAATTGTATTGTTCAGGCACTTACCCATATTCCTCTACTGAAAGATTTCTTCCTCTCTGACAAgcacaaatgtataatgacaagCCCCAGCTTGTGTCTGGTCTGTGAAATGTCTTCGCTTTTTCATGCTATGTACTCTGGGAGCCGAACTCCTCACATTCCCTATAAGTTACTGCATCTGATATGGATCCATGCAGAACATTTAGCAGGGTACAGGCAGCAGGATGCCCATGAGTTCCTTATTGCAATATTAGATGTGCTGCATAGACACAGCAAAGATGATAGTGGTGTGCAGGAGGCCAATAACCCCAACTGCTGTAACTGCATCATAGACCAAATCTTTACAGGTGGCCTGCAATCAGATGTCACATGTCAAGCCTGCCATAGTGTTTCCACCACCATAGACCCATGCTGGGACATCAGTTTGGACTTGCCTGGCTCTTGTGCCACATTCGATTCCCAGAACCCAGAGAGAGCTGATGGCACAGTGAGCAGGGATGACCACATACCAGGAATCCCCTCACTCACAGACTGCCTACAGTGGTTTACAAGGCCAGAGCACCTAGGAAGCAGTGCCAAAATCAAATGCAATAGTTGCCAAAGCTACCAGGAGTCTACTAAACAGCTTACAATGAAAAAATTACCCATTGTGGCTTGTTTTCATCTCAAGCGGTTTGAGCATGTAGGCAAACAGAGGCGAAAGATTAATACCTTTATCTCCTTTCCCTTGGAGCTGGACATGACTCCGTTTTTGGCCTCCACTAAAGAGAGCAGAATGAAAGAAGGCCAGCCACCAGCAGATTGTGTGCCCAATGAGAATAAGTATTCCTTGTTTGCAGTGATTAATCACCATGGAACTTTGGAAAGTGGCCACTATACCAGCTTTATCCGGCAACAAAAGGACCAGTGGTTCAGCTGTGATGATGCCATCATCACCAAGGCTACCATTGAGGACTTACTTTACAGTGAAGGGTATTTACTCTTCTATCACAAACAGGGTCTAGagaaagactag
- the LOC105465839 gene encoding ubiquitin carboxyl-terminal hydrolase 51 isoform X2, with product MAQVPETSLPSGSGARWISGGGGGASPEEAVEKAGKMEEAAAGATKASSGREAEEMKLEPLQEPKPVPEENLTWTSSGGDEKVLPSIPLRCHSSSSPVCPRRKPRPRPQPRARSRSQPGLSAPPPPPARPPPPPPPPPPSAPRPRAWRGSRRRSRPGSRPQTRRSCSGDLDGSGDPGGLGDWLLEVDFGQGPTGCSHVESFKVGKNWQKNLRLIYQRFVWSGTPETRKRKAKSCICHVCSTHMNRLHSCLSCVFFGCFTEKHIHKHAETKQHHLAVDVYHGVIYCFMCKDYVYDKDIEQIAKETKEKILRLTSTSTDVSHQQFMTSGTEDKQSTCETKEQEPKLVKPKKKRRKKSVYTVGLRGLINLGNTCFMNCIVQALTHIPLLKDFFLSDKHKCIMTSPSLCLVCEMSSLFHAMYSGSRTPHIPYKLLHLIWIHAEHLAGYRQQDAHEFLIAILDVLHRHSKDDSGVQEANNPNCCNCIIDQIFTGGLQSDVTCQACHSVSTTIDPCWDISLDLPGSCATFDSQNPERADGTVSRDDHIPGIPSLTDCLQWFTRPEHLGSSAKIKCNSCQSYQESTKQLTMKKLPIVACFHLKRFEHVGKQRRKINTFISFPLELDMTPFLASTKESRMKEGQPPADCVPNENKYSLFAVINHHGTLESGHYTSFIRQQKDQWFSCDDAIITKATIEDLLYSEGYLLFYHKQGLEKD from the coding sequence ATGGCCCAGGTTCCAGAAACTTCTTTGCCCTCCGGCTCTGGGGCCCGCTGGATCTCCGGAGGTGGGGGAGGAGCCTCTCCTGAGGAGGCGGTTGAGAAGGCGGGGAAAatggaggaggcggcggcggggGCGACGAAGGCGTCTTCGGGACGGGAAGCTGAGGAGATGAAGCTGGAGCCATTACAGGAGCCTAAGCCCGTGCCGGAGGAGAACTTGACGTGGACCAGCAGCGGCGGCGACGAGAAGGTGCTCCCTTCAATCCCCCTTCGCTGTCACAGCAGCTCCTCGCCCGTTTGCCCGCGCCGCAAGCCCCGCCCTCGGCCCCAGCCCCGGGCCCGCTCCCGCAGCCAGCCTGGGCTGTCGGCCCCACCCCCGCCTCCGGCCcggcccccgcccccgccgccaCCCCCGCCCCCATCCGCACCGCGGCCCAGGGCCTGGCGTGGATCCCGGCGCAGATCCCGACCTGGGTCCAGGCCTCAGACACGGAGAAGCTGCTCTGGTGACCTAGACGGGTCGGGGGATCCTGGCGGCTTAGGGGACTGGTTGCTGGAGGTCGACTTTGGTCAGGGTCCCACAGGCTGCTCTCATGTGGAGAGCTTTAAAGTAGGTAAGAACTGGCAGAAGAACCTGAGGCTGATCTACCAGCGTTTCGTTTGGAGTGGGACCCCAGAGACTAGGAAACGTAAAGCAAAGTCATGCATCTGTCATGTATGTAGTACCCATATGAATAGACTCCACTCTTGTCTCTCCTGTGTCTTTTTTGGCTGCTTCACTGAGAAACATATTCACAAACATGCAGAAACAAAGCAGCACCATTTAGCTGTAGACGTTTATCATGGGGTCATATATTGCTTCATGTGTAAGGATTATGTATATGACAAAGACATAGAACAGATTgccaaagaaacaaaagaaaaaattttgagaTTAACTTCCACCTCAACAGATGTTTCTCATCAACAGTTTATGACATCAGGGACTGAAGACAAGCAATCAACCTGTGAGACAAAGGAACAGGAGCCAAAATTGGTGAAAcccaagaaaaagagaagaaaaaagtcagTCTATACTGTAGGCCTGAGAGGGCTAATCAATCTTGGGAACACTTGTTTTATGAATTGTATTGTTCAGGCACTTACCCATATTCCTCTACTGAAAGATTTCTTCCTCTCTGACAAgcacaaatgtataatgacaagCCCCAGCTTGTGTCTGGTCTGTGAAATGTCTTCGCTTTTTCATGCTATGTACTCTGGGAGCCGAACTCCTCACATTCCCTATAAGTTACTGCATCTGATATGGATCCATGCAGAACATTTAGCAGGGTACAGGCAGCAGGATGCCCATGAGTTCCTTATTGCAATATTAGATGTGCTGCATAGACACAGCAAAGATGATAGTGGTGTGCAGGAGGCCAATAACCCCAACTGCTGTAACTGCATCATAGACCAAATCTTTACAGGTGGCCTGCAATCAGATGTCACATGTCAAGCCTGCCATAGTGTTTCCACCACCATAGACCCATGCTGGGACATCAGTTTGGACTTGCCTGGCTCTTGTGCCACATTCGATTCCCAGAACCCAGAGAGAGCTGATGGCACAGTGAGCAGGGATGACCACATACCAGGAATCCCCTCACTCACAGACTGCCTACAGTGGTTTACAAGGCCAGAGCACCTAGGAAGCAGTGCCAAAATCAAATGCAATAGTTGCCAAAGCTACCAGGAGTCTACTAAACAGCTTACAATGAAAAAATTACCCATTGTGGCTTGTTTTCATCTCAAGCGGTTTGAGCATGTAGGCAAACAGAGGCGAAAGATTAATACCTTTATCTCCTTTCCCTTGGAGCTGGACATGACTCCGTTTTTGGCCTCCACTAAAGAGAGCAGAATGAAAGAAGGCCAGCCACCAGCAGATTGTGTGCCCAATGAGAATAAGTATTCCTTGTTTGCAGTGATTAATCACCATGGAACTTTGGAAAGTGGCCACTATACCAGCTTTATCCGGCAACAAAAGGACCAGTGGTTCAGCTGTGATGATGCCATCATCACCAAGGCTACCATTGAGGACTTACTTTACAGTGAAGGGTATTTACTCTTCTATCACAAACAGGGTCTAGagaaagactag